One segment of Enterobacter ludwigii DNA contains the following:
- the folD gene encoding bifunctional methylenetetrahydrofolate dehydrogenase/methenyltetrahydrofolate cyclohydrolase FolD produces MAAKIIDGKTIAQQVRSEVAEKVKARKAAGKRAPGLAVVLVGSNPASQIYVGSKRKACEEVGFVSRSYDLPETTSEAELLELIDTLNADNAIDGILVQLPLPAGIDNVKVLERIAPDKDVDGFHPYNVGRLCQRAPRLRPCTPRGIVTLLERYNIDTYGLNAVVIGASNIVGRPMSMELLLAGCTTTVTHRFTKNLRHHVENADLLIVAVGKPGFIPGEWIKEGAIVVDVGINRLENGKVVGDVVYEDAAARASYITPVPGGVGPMTVATLIQNTLQACEEYHDVEDA; encoded by the coding sequence ATGGCAGCAAAGATTATTGACGGTAAAACGATTGCGCAGCAGGTGCGCTCTGAGGTCGCGGAAAAAGTGAAGGCGCGTAAAGCTGCCGGAAAACGCGCCCCCGGGCTGGCCGTTGTGCTGGTCGGCAGCAACCCGGCATCGCAGATTTATGTCGGCAGCAAACGCAAAGCGTGTGAAGAGGTGGGGTTCGTCTCCCGCTCTTACGATTTGCCGGAAACCACCAGCGAAGCAGAACTGCTGGAACTTATTGATACCCTGAATGCCGACAACGCGATCGACGGTATTCTGGTTCAGCTGCCGCTGCCAGCCGGCATCGACAACGTGAAGGTGCTGGAACGTATCGCCCCCGACAAAGACGTCGACGGTTTCCACCCGTACAACGTGGGCCGTCTGTGCCAGCGCGCCCCGCGTCTGCGTCCGTGCACGCCGCGCGGTATCGTTACGCTGCTGGAGCGTTATAACATCGATACCTACGGTCTGAACGCCGTGGTCATTGGCGCATCAAACATTGTCGGCCGTCCGATGAGCATGGAGTTGCTGCTCGCTGGCTGCACCACCACCGTGACCCACCGCTTCACCAAAAATCTGCGTCATCACGTAGAAAACGCCGATCTGCTGATCGTGGCGGTCGGGAAGCCGGGCTTTATTCCGGGTGAATGGATTAAAGAAGGCGCGATCGTTGTGGACGTCGGTATTAACCGTCTGGAAAACGGGAAAGTGGTCGGTGACGTGGTTTACGAAGATGCTGCGGCTCGCGCCTCTTATATTACCCCAGTACCGGGCGGCGTAGGCCCGATGACCGTTGCCACACTGATTCAGAATACTTTGCAGGCATGCGAAGAGTACCACGACGTAGAGGACGCGTAA
- a CDS encoding metal-dependent hydrolase → MPTVITHAAVPLCLGLGLGRKIIPPRLLFAGVVLAMLPDADVLAFKFGVAYGNVFGHRGFTHSLLFAFVVPILCVLMGRRWFRASLTRCWLFLTVSLLSHSLLDSITTGGKGVGWLWPWSDERFFAPWQVIKVAPFALSRYTTPYGHQVIMSELLWVWLPGVVLMGLLWWKRR, encoded by the coding sequence ATGCCTACCGTTATCACCCACGCTGCAGTGCCTTTGTGTCTGGGTTTAGGCCTGGGACGTAAAATCATCCCTCCCCGCCTGCTGTTTGCCGGCGTCGTCCTCGCCATGCTGCCGGACGCCGACGTGCTGGCGTTTAAGTTCGGCGTTGCCTACGGCAATGTGTTCGGCCACCGCGGCTTTACCCACTCCCTGCTGTTTGCCTTTGTGGTGCCGATACTTTGCGTACTGATGGGCCGACGATGGTTTCGGGCAAGTCTGACCCGCTGCTGGCTGTTCTTAACCGTGTCTCTGCTGTCGCACAGCTTGCTGGATTCCATCACCACCGGGGGAAAAGGCGTCGGCTGGCTGTGGCCGTGGTCAGATGAACGGTTCTTTGCACCGTGGCAGGTCATTAAGGTCGCGCCGTTTGCGCTGTCACGCTATACCACGCCCTACGGGCATCAGGTGATTATGTCGGAACTGCTGTGGGTGTGGCTGCCAGGGGTCGTGCTGATGGGGCTGTTGTGGTGGAAGCGGAGGTAA
- the malI gene encoding Mal regulon transcriptional regulator MalI, whose product MKKVSIIDVAKHAGVSVSTVSLVLRQKGKISDATIAKVNAAITTLGYVHNVAAANLRANTSNLIGLILRDFSDSFSIKVMASIVQELERQGYMVFLGQPLNDHEHLERCLLSFKQQGVAGVIYLASDTRAFSLPEHIRQCPLPLVVVSQSLLDEKCNLVMRDNRQAANLAARYLIERGHRNIAYIGGREGCLIREQRLLGFRSAMTQNGLVWREEYSPACSDDTLAAGFATRQLLEKNNTITALLCHSPDAMIGSISCIHQVGRTVGKDVFLTQQVALVGFEDMLHVNLTSPSFTYVSSASEETGRQAAGLIIRKLKEPDLQTQRITLSGQLIARESA is encoded by the coding sequence TTGAAGAAAGTCAGCATTATTGATGTCGCAAAGCATGCGGGCGTTTCGGTCTCCACCGTGTCGCTGGTGCTGCGCCAGAAAGGGAAGATTTCAGACGCAACGATCGCGAAGGTCAATGCTGCCATCACTACGCTGGGCTATGTTCACAACGTCGCCGCTGCCAATCTCCGCGCCAACACCTCCAACCTGATCGGCCTGATCCTGCGCGACTTTAGCGACAGCTTTTCCATTAAGGTGATGGCGAGCATCGTCCAGGAGCTGGAGAGACAGGGGTATATGGTTTTCCTCGGCCAGCCGCTGAACGACCATGAACATCTTGAGCGCTGCCTGCTGTCGTTTAAACAGCAGGGGGTCGCCGGCGTTATCTATCTGGCCTCTGACACCCGGGCATTCTCGCTGCCGGAACACATCCGCCAGTGCCCGCTGCCGCTGGTGGTGGTCTCTCAGTCCCTGCTGGATGAAAAATGCAATCTGGTGATGCGCGACAATCGCCAGGCGGCGAACCTTGCCGCGCGTTATCTTATCGAGCGCGGACACCGCAACATTGCCTACATTGGGGGTCGTGAAGGCTGCCTTATCCGCGAGCAGCGTCTGCTCGGCTTTCGCAGCGCGATGACCCAGAACGGCCTGGTCTGGCGTGAGGAATACTCGCCTGCGTGTAGCGATGACACGCTGGCCGCAGGTTTCGCCACCCGCCAGCTGCTGGAAAAAAACAACACCATTACCGCTCTGCTCTGCCACTCGCCGGATGCGATGATCGGCTCCATCTCCTGCATTCATCAGGTGGGGCGCACCGTGGGGAAAGATGTGTTTCTCACCCAGCAGGTCGCGCTGGTCGGTTTTGAAGATATGCTGCACGTGAACCTGACGTCTCCCTCGTTTACCTACGTTTCCTCCGCCAGTGAGGAGACGGGGCGTCAGGCGGCGGGGTTGATCATCCGCAAGCTAAAAGAGCCGGATCTGCAAACACAGCGTATCACCCTTTCCGGGCAGCTTATTGCCCGGGAATCGGCGTAA
- a CDS encoding fimbrial biogenesis usher protein, giving the protein MNNHQGRYCPVALALMAALWPQAGWSESYFNPAFLSDDTANVADLSRFEQGHQQAPGVYRVDIWRNDEFIATQDVLFEQADNTPPVAGGLSPCITRVMLERFGVNIAAFPELVNVKGETCIPLAKAIPGSEIAFNFASLRLNISLPQVAMQNSARGYIPPEQWDEGIPAALVNYSFTGNRGSEDDSYYLNLQSGLNYGAWRLRNNGAWRYTQNNGQRHSNWQNIGTWAQRTVIPLKSELVLGDSNTGNDVFDSVGFRGGRLFSSDSMYPDSLQGYAPTVRGIARTPAKVVVRQNGYVIYQSYVQPGAFAITDLNPTSSSGDLEVTVEEKDGSQQRYTVPYSTVPLLQREGRWKYDLVAGDYRSGNSEQDTPFFTQGTLITGLGDGYTLYGGTQLASRYTAVAIGAGKNLGDWGAVSLDITHARSQLADDSRHEGQSLRFLYAKSLNGFGTNFQLLGYRYSTKGFYTLDDVAWRSMEGYQYADNQDDDGVPDVESYHNLTWNKKGRFQLNISQSLGDYGSVYISGSEQTYWGTDESNLWYQLGYAGGVKGVNYSVSWSWNKSVGIDGTDRIASFNVSVPFSLFTRQGFRRDSAIDRAYATASASRNSDGDTSWQTGVSGTLLEDRNLNYSVTQGHTSNNGSSGSASANWQATYGTLGVGYNYARDQHDLNWQLSGGVVGHADGVTFSQPLGDTNVLIKAPGASGVSVENQTGVKTDWRGYAVMPYATVYRYNRVALDTNTMSNNTDIENNVSSVVPTKGALVRASFDTRIGVRALLTVTRGNQPVPFGAVVRETQSGVTSMVGDDGQIYLSGLPLEGELLIQWGNGMQSQCRAHYSLPEKSLQQAITLKGIRCE; this is encoded by the coding sequence ATGAATAATCACCAGGGACGTTACTGCCCGGTCGCACTGGCGCTGATGGCAGCGCTCTGGCCACAGGCTGGCTGGAGCGAAAGCTACTTTAACCCGGCCTTCTTGTCCGATGACACCGCCAACGTGGCGGATTTATCGCGTTTTGAACAAGGTCACCAGCAGGCGCCTGGCGTTTATCGCGTGGATATCTGGCGTAACGATGAGTTTATCGCGACGCAGGATGTGCTCTTCGAGCAGGCCGACAATACACCGCCGGTTGCCGGTGGGCTGTCGCCGTGCATTACGCGCGTGATGCTGGAGCGTTTTGGCGTCAATATCGCGGCCTTTCCTGAGCTGGTTAACGTGAAAGGGGAGACCTGTATTCCCCTGGCGAAGGCTATTCCCGGCAGTGAGATCGCGTTCAACTTCGCCTCGCTGCGCCTGAATATCAGCCTGCCACAGGTGGCGATGCAGAACAGCGCACGCGGCTACATTCCGCCCGAACAATGGGATGAAGGGATCCCTGCCGCGCTGGTGAACTACAGCTTTACCGGCAACCGCGGGAGCGAGGACGACAGCTATTATCTGAACCTGCAGAGCGGGCTGAACTATGGCGCGTGGCGTTTACGCAATAATGGCGCATGGCGTTACACGCAGAATAACGGGCAGCGGCACAGCAACTGGCAGAATATTGGCACCTGGGCGCAGCGCACCGTGATCCCGCTGAAAAGCGAGCTGGTGCTGGGCGACAGCAATACCGGTAATGATGTTTTCGATAGCGTGGGTTTTCGCGGCGGGCGGCTCTTCTCGTCTGACAGCATGTACCCGGACAGCCTGCAGGGCTACGCGCCAACCGTTCGCGGCATCGCCCGAACGCCCGCCAAAGTGGTCGTTCGGCAGAACGGCTACGTTATCTATCAAAGCTATGTACAGCCTGGCGCCTTTGCCATCACCGATCTTAACCCAACCTCGTCAAGCGGTGACCTTGAGGTGACGGTTGAAGAGAAGGATGGCAGCCAGCAGCGCTATACCGTGCCGTATTCCACCGTGCCCCTCCTGCAGCGCGAAGGGCGCTGGAAGTATGACCTGGTGGCCGGGGATTACCGCAGCGGCAACAGCGAACAGGATACGCCATTCTTCACGCAGGGTACGTTGATTACCGGGCTTGGCGACGGCTACACGCTGTACGGCGGTACCCAACTCGCGTCACGTTATACCGCGGTGGCTATCGGGGCCGGGAAAAACCTCGGTGACTGGGGGGCAGTGTCGCTCGATATCACCCATGCCCGCAGCCAGCTTGCGGATGACAGCCGCCATGAAGGGCAGTCGCTGCGTTTCCTCTATGCAAAATCGCTTAACGGATTCGGAACCAACTTCCAGCTGCTGGGCTACCGCTACTCCACAAAAGGGTTCTACACCCTGGACGATGTCGCGTGGCGTTCAATGGAAGGCTACCAGTATGCCGACAACCAGGATGATGACGGTGTGCCGGATGTGGAGAGTTATCACAACCTGACGTGGAATAAAAAAGGGCGCTTCCAGCTCAATATTTCCCAGTCGCTGGGGGATTACGGCTCGGTCTATATCTCCGGTAGTGAACAGACGTACTGGGGCACCGATGAGTCCAACCTCTGGTATCAGCTGGGGTACGCGGGTGGCGTGAAGGGCGTCAACTACTCCGTGTCCTGGTCATGGAACAAATCGGTCGGGATAGACGGCACGGACCGAATCGCGTCGTTTAACGTCTCCGTACCGTTCAGCCTCTTTACCCGCCAGGGTTTTCGTCGGGACAGCGCCATTGACCGCGCCTATGCCACGGCGTCAGCCAGCCGTAATAGTGATGGCGACACAAGCTGGCAAACCGGGGTCAGTGGGACGTTGCTGGAAGATCGCAACCTGAACTACAGCGTGACCCAGGGCCACACCAGCAATAACGGCTCAAGCGGAAGCGCCAGCGCGAACTGGCAGGCAACCTACGGCACGCTGGGGGTTGGCTACAACTACGCACGCGACCAGCACGATCTCAACTGGCAGCTCTCCGGCGGCGTGGTCGGCCATGCGGATGGCGTAACCTTCAGCCAGCCGCTGGGTGATACCAACGTTCTGATCAAAGCGCCGGGAGCATCGGGCGTGAGCGTGGAAAACCAGACCGGTGTGAAAACCGACTGGCGTGGCTATGCGGTGATGCCGTATGCCACCGTCTACCGCTATAACCGCGTGGCGCTGGATACCAACACCATGAGCAATAACACCGATATCGAAAATAACGTGAGCAGCGTGGTGCCGACAAAAGGGGCGCTGGTACGCGCCAGCTTTGATACCCGTATTGGCGTGCGCGCCCTGCTGACCGTCACGCGCGGCAACCAGCCTGTGCCATTCGGTGCCGTGGTGCGTGAAACCCAGAGCGGCGTCACCAGTATGGTGGGCGATGACGGACAGATTTACCTGAGCGGCCTGCCGCTGGAAGGTGAACTGCTGATCCAGTGGGGCAACGGGATGCAATCCCAGTGTCGTGCGCACTACAGCTTGCCAGAAAAGAGCCTGCAACAGGCAATCACACTTAAGGGGATTCGCTGTGAGTAA
- a CDS encoding PTS transporter subunit EIIC, producing MSLISGFVKSLSKLSMIGRALMLPISLLPAAGLLLAFGDKFHLPLMMNAGGVIFDNLPMLFAIGSAVGLASESGIAALSAAVSVFVTNITISTVLSITPEMASQGGKYAMVVGIPTLQMGVFGGLICGILAAWCYNRFHTLQLPEFLGFFSGKRFVAIATAFLSFLLGLLLPYVWQHIQAGIDALSVVVNGDNQAASTFIFGLVERALIPLGLHHIWYPSFWYSFGDYTTQAGQVIHGDQTIWFKMLEEGVKSFSSDSYQNAGKFMQGEFPLMLFALPAACLAMYHEAHTKNKKIAAGILFSAALTCFLTGITEPVEFTFIFVAPILYVFNAIMAGLAYMTMYLLHAHIAKSFSAGFIDYLSFGILPSFNGYKTNFLNAIIIGIPMGLIYYFTFRFVIRRFDVKTPGRTEVTASADDKSDSELATEIINLLGGAHNIDSVGSCITRLRLEVAKSEAVDKDGLNGLGARGVVFVGDNGIQVIFGARAQFIAQTMSTMIGK from the coding sequence ATGAGTCTGATATCAGGGTTTGTTAAATCGCTCTCTAAATTATCGATGATTGGTCGCGCGTTAATGCTGCCAATTTCACTGCTTCCCGCTGCAGGCCTGCTGCTGGCCTTTGGCGATAAGTTTCACCTGCCGCTGATGATGAACGCGGGCGGGGTTATCTTTGATAACCTGCCGATGCTGTTTGCCATTGGTTCCGCCGTGGGGCTGGCATCCGAGTCCGGCATTGCCGCGCTCTCGGCGGCGGTCTCGGTGTTTGTCACCAACATCACCATCAGCACCGTCTTGAGCATCACGCCGGAAATGGCGTCTCAGGGCGGCAAATACGCGATGGTGGTCGGCATCCCGACGTTGCAGATGGGCGTCTTCGGCGGCCTGATCTGCGGTATTCTCGCCGCCTGGTGCTATAACCGTTTCCACACCCTGCAGCTGCCAGAGTTCCTCGGGTTCTTCTCCGGGAAACGCTTTGTGGCGATTGCGACAGCGTTTCTCTCTTTCCTGCTCGGCCTGCTGTTGCCGTATGTCTGGCAGCATATCCAGGCGGGCATCGATGCGCTCTCCGTGGTGGTTAATGGCGATAATCAGGCAGCCTCGACCTTTATCTTCGGTCTGGTGGAACGTGCGCTGATCCCGCTCGGCCTGCACCACATCTGGTATCCCTCTTTCTGGTATTCGTTTGGGGATTACACCACCCAGGCCGGTCAGGTGATTCACGGCGACCAGACCATCTGGTTCAAGATGCTGGAAGAAGGGGTCAAATCCTTCAGCAGTGACAGCTACCAGAACGCCGGTAAGTTCATGCAGGGTGAATTCCCGCTGATGCTGTTCGCGCTGCCTGCGGCGTGTCTGGCGATGTACCACGAAGCGCACACCAAAAATAAGAAAATCGCGGCCGGTATTTTATTCTCTGCGGCGCTCACCTGCTTCCTGACGGGGATCACCGAGCCGGTTGAATTTACCTTTATCTTCGTCGCCCCTATTCTGTACGTCTTTAACGCCATCATGGCCGGTCTGGCGTACATGACCATGTATCTGCTGCATGCGCATATCGCCAAGTCGTTCTCTGCGGGCTTTATCGACTACCTGTCGTTCGGGATCCTGCCGTCATTTAACGGCTACAAAACCAACTTCCTGAACGCCATTATTATCGGCATTCCGATGGGCCTGATTTACTACTTCACGTTCCGCTTTGTGATCCGTCGTTTCGACGTGAAAACGCCGGGCCGTACAGAAGTGACCGCCAGTGCGGACGATAAGTCAGATTCAGAACTCGCTACAGAGATCATCAACCTGCTGGGCGGCGCGCACAACATCGACTCCGTCGGCTCCTGCATCACCCGTCTGCGCCTGGAAGTGGCAAAAAGTGAAGCAGTTGATAAGGACGGTCTGAACGGCCTTGGCGCCCGCGGCGTAGTGTTCGTCGGTGATAACGGTATTCAGGTGATTTTCGGTGCCAGAGCACAGTTTATCGCCCAGACCATGTCCACCATGATTGGCAAATAA
- the fimC gene encoding type 1 fimbria chaperone FimC, with protein MNTLIKPGLFLSLILMMVSACANASGGIALGATRVIYPADAKQTSLAITNSNKQERYLINAWIENANGQKEKTFAVTPPLFVSEPDSENTLRIIYAGPALPADRESLFYMNVKAIPSVNKAKTENNNVLQLAILSRIKLFVRPTNLPMQPEEALSQLRFERVGNHLKVSNASPYYITLVNMKLGGQTLDNLMVAPKNSAQQVLPAAASGTLSWQSVNDYGAITPARSVNL; from the coding sequence ATGAATACCCTAATTAAACCAGGACTGTTTTTATCGTTAATTTTAATGATGGTTTCTGCATGCGCAAATGCTTCCGGCGGTATTGCGCTGGGGGCCACCCGCGTTATTTATCCGGCAGATGCAAAGCAAACTTCGCTGGCGATCACCAACAGCAATAAACAAGAGCGCTATTTAATCAACGCGTGGATCGAAAATGCGAACGGGCAAAAAGAAAAAACCTTTGCCGTGACCCCGCCGCTGTTTGTCAGCGAGCCGGACAGCGAAAATACGCTACGCATTATTTATGCCGGGCCCGCGCTGCCTGCCGATCGTGAATCGCTCTTCTACATGAACGTGAAAGCGATCCCGTCCGTGAACAAAGCGAAAACGGAAAACAATAACGTGCTGCAGCTGGCTATCCTGTCGCGGATCAAGCTGTTTGTCCGCCCGACAAATCTGCCGATGCAGCCGGAAGAGGCGCTCTCGCAGCTGCGTTTTGAGCGCGTCGGCAACCACCTCAAAGTCAGTAACGCTTCGCCGTATTACATCACGCTGGTCAATATGAAGCTGGGCGGACAGACGCTGGATAACCTGATGGTTGCGCCTAAAAACTCGGCGCAGCAGGTACTGCCAGCCGCCGCAAGCGGTACGCTCTCCTGGCAGAGCGTGAATGACTACGGTGCCATTACGCCGGCGCGTAGCGTCAACCTGTGA
- the fimH gene encoding type 1 fimbria D-mannose specific adhesin FimH has product MSKIHCLALSLLSILPVGNALATVCVNEKGVPTEVHYDLTDKFNSSNNQIGQVVTLSEKSQWVGVNAVCPKGTTGNTTKRSYVTDYPVTGTSDGYQYLKLNDYLDGAMKITDSFAGVFYPPKSYIQMGSHPNVSKNKPFGVQDSSLVFRLKVTRRFINMVVIPRATMFRVYVTTTSSDPLTSPVYTISYSGTIQVPQSCAINAGNIVEFDFGDIGASLFSKAGAGNKPEGVTAQSKTIAIKCTNVEANAMLTMRVEAEKVSSNAVVSDNPDVGFVIANESGTPLTPNNLTSKIPFRLDDSAQAQVGIRVWPVSVTGNKPAEGRFTSRGYLRVDYD; this is encoded by the coding sequence GTGAGTAAAATCCATTGCCTGGCTTTATCACTTCTCTCTATTTTGCCCGTGGGGAATGCCTTAGCCACCGTGTGTGTGAATGAAAAGGGCGTCCCTACGGAGGTGCATTACGACCTGACGGATAAATTTAACAGTTCGAATAACCAGATCGGACAGGTGGTGACGCTCAGCGAGAAATCGCAGTGGGTGGGGGTGAATGCCGTCTGTCCGAAGGGCACTACCGGGAACACAACCAAACGTAGTTATGTTACCGATTACCCGGTCACGGGAACAAGTGATGGCTATCAGTACCTGAAGCTAAACGACTATCTGGATGGGGCAATGAAAATTACGGACAGCTTTGCTGGCGTATTTTATCCGCCCAAAAGTTACATCCAGATGGGGAGTCACCCGAACGTCTCTAAAAACAAACCGTTTGGCGTTCAGGATTCCAGCCTCGTCTTTCGCCTCAAAGTGACCCGACGGTTTATAAATATGGTGGTGATCCCGCGGGCGACCATGTTCCGCGTCTATGTCACCACTACCTCTTCTGATCCGTTAACCTCGCCGGTCTACACCATCAGCTACAGCGGGACCATTCAGGTGCCGCAAAGCTGCGCCATTAATGCGGGGAATATCGTGGAGTTTGACTTCGGCGATATCGGGGCCTCCCTGTTCAGCAAGGCCGGGGCGGGTAACAAACCGGAAGGGGTAACCGCACAAAGCAAAACCATCGCCATCAAATGCACCAACGTGGAAGCGAACGCAATGCTGACGATGCGCGTTGAGGCAGAAAAGGTCTCCAGCAACGCGGTGGTGTCGGATAACCCCGATGTGGGGTTTGTGATTGCCAACGAAAGCGGTACCCCGCTAACGCCCAACAACCTGACCAGCAAAATTCCGTTCCGGCTCGACGACAGTGCGCAGGCGCAGGTGGGGATCCGGGTCTGGCCGGTCAGCGTGACGGGGAATAAGCCTGCGGAAGGCCGTTTTACGTCGCGGGGTTATCTGCGTGTGGATTACGATTAA
- the sfmF gene encoding fimbria assembly protein gives MRNRNWHFAAMTLMMLHASAQAATALGEINIQMYGNIVDFTCVAEGSDSDKSVTLGTWPTKQLSTTGSRTQPMPFTLKLTGCPPGAASITFSGKADGSNNGLLALNDASTASNVAVEIRDADKTRLALQQASQSVAVDAQGNATLSFYANYIATADNPQPGRADADATFMINYN, from the coding sequence ATGCGGAACCGGAACTGGCATTTCGCCGCAATGACACTGATGATGCTTCACGCCAGCGCGCAGGCAGCCACTGCGCTGGGGGAGATCAATATTCAGATGTACGGCAACATTGTTGATTTTACCTGTGTGGCCGAGGGCAGCGATAGCGACAAGAGCGTTACGCTGGGAACCTGGCCCACGAAACAGCTCAGCACCACGGGAAGCCGCACGCAGCCCATGCCGTTTACGCTGAAGCTGACCGGCTGTCCGCCTGGTGCGGCGTCCATCACGTTTTCGGGTAAAGCCGACGGAAGCAATAACGGGTTACTGGCGCTCAATGACGCCAGTACGGCAAGCAACGTTGCCGTCGAGATCAGGGATGCGGATAAAACGCGTCTGGCACTTCAGCAGGCCAGCCAGTCGGTAGCGGTTGATGCGCAGGGAAATGCGACATTGTCATTTTATGCCAATTATATTGCCACTGCTGATAACCCTCAGCCCGGACGGGCTGATGCTGATGCCACTTTCATGATTAATTATAATTAG
- the fimI gene encoding type 1 fimbrial protein subunit FimI — protein sequence MTRTGTLLLLTLAMACQASAHTVVIDGGKVHLRGELVNGGCAVAPDSQNMRIEMGQYRTNSFSGVGSFSTVNVPFTVRLLDCSVDVSRTVGIQFQGVTPAEDPQVFLATSRPGESPISSGVGLALFDEQQRQIIPNATAVSWLPVNTSELAFHFSARYRAISEHLVPGNIQSDVWFTLIYP from the coding sequence ATGACAAGGACCGGAACACTACTGCTGTTAACCCTTGCGATGGCCTGCCAGGCCTCAGCACATACCGTGGTAATCGACGGCGGCAAAGTTCATCTCAGAGGTGAACTGGTGAACGGCGGCTGCGCCGTGGCACCCGACAGCCAGAACATGCGCATCGAAATGGGGCAGTACCGAACCAATTCATTTTCCGGTGTGGGCAGTTTTTCCACGGTCAATGTGCCCTTCACCGTGCGGCTGCTGGATTGCAGCGTGGATGTCTCGCGCACCGTGGGGATCCAGTTTCAGGGCGTTACGCCAGCAGAAGATCCGCAGGTTTTTCTGGCGACATCGCGGCCAGGTGAATCACCGATAAGCAGCGGCGTCGGGCTGGCTCTTTTTGACGAACAACAACGTCAGATTATCCCGAACGCAACGGCCGTCAGCTGGTTGCCGGTGAATACCAGTGAGCTTGCGTTTCATTTTAGCGCCCGCTATCGGGCTATTTCCGAACACCTCGTGCCAGGCAATATTCAGTCGGATGTCTGGTTTACGTTGATTTATCCATAA
- the ybcJ gene encoding ribosome-associated protein YbcJ: protein MATFSLGKHPHVELCDLLKLEGWTESGAQAKIAIADGLVKVDGAVETRKRCKIVAGQTVSFEGQTVTVTV from the coding sequence ATGGCCACATTTTCATTAGGTAAACACCCGCACGTTGAGCTGTGCGATCTGCTGAAGCTGGAAGGCTGGACCGAAAGCGGCGCACAGGCCAAAATCGCCATTGCCGACGGGCTTGTTAAGGTGGACGGCGCAGTGGAAACCCGCAAGCGCTGCAAAATTGTCGCGGGTCAGACCGTGAGCTTTGAAGGGCAAACCGTGACGGTGACCGTCTGA
- the fimA gene encoding type 1 fimbrial major subunit FimA produces MKLSNIASTVIATLALVAGAANAADPATPVTVNGGTVHFKGELVNAACSVNTDSSEQTVNLGQYRTAKFTKVGDTTSNIPFTIELNDCDPLVAKTAAVAFTGQIDATDKTLLAVTSGNNDNSAKGVGIEILDSKSTTLTPDGSTFSAAQNLIEGTNTLNFTARYKSTAATTEPGQANADATFVMKYE; encoded by the coding sequence ATGAAACTCAGCAACATTGCTTCTACTGTTATTGCTACTCTGGCCCTGGTTGCGGGTGCCGCAAATGCAGCAGATCCAGCCACTCCGGTTACCGTAAATGGCGGTACCGTACACTTTAAAGGTGAACTGGTTAATGCTGCATGTTCAGTAAATACTGATTCTTCCGAGCAGACGGTTAACCTGGGCCAATACCGTACCGCGAAGTTCACGAAAGTAGGTGACACCACCTCTAATATTCCGTTCACCATTGAACTGAATGATTGTGACCCGCTGGTTGCGAAAACGGCCGCAGTTGCGTTCACCGGTCAGATCGACGCGACCGACAAAACCCTGCTGGCGGTAACCTCTGGTAACAACGACAACTCCGCGAAGGGCGTGGGCATCGAGATCCTCGACAGCAAATCCACCACCCTGACTCCAGATGGTTCAACCTTCTCTGCCGCGCAGAACCTGATCGAAGGGACTAACACCCTGAACTTCACCGCGCGTTACAAATCAACGGCTGCGACCACCGAGCCAGGCCAGGCAAACGCTGACGCCACTTTCGTAATGAAATACGAGTAA